The Candidatus Desulfofervidus auxilii DNA segment CCAAAAAGCACACAAGTAGTCCTATCCTCCCAATTGGTTACACTGCTTAGCACCTCAGCTCCTATTACTAGGGCTTTGATTTTAGGGTTATCTTTTATAAATTTTTCTGCAATGACAAGACCATAAATAAAGCCTGTGCAGGCAGCAGCAATATCAAAGGCAGCTGCATTATAAGCCTTAAGATTATTTTGCACCAAAGTAGCTGCTGAAGGTAAGCGAAAATCTGCGGTAAAGGTAGCCACAATGATTAAATCTAACTCACTAGCATCTATCTTTGCCATTTCTAGAGCTTTTTTAGAGGCCTCAGTGCTTAGAAAAGATAAAGTTTCTTTTCCAGAAACGATATACCTTTCTTTTATCCCAGAACGGGTGGTAATCCACTCGTCCGAAGTATTGACCATCCTTTCTAAGTCTTTGTTAGTCAATTTTTTTTGAGGGAGTTGTAAACCCGTGCCCAAAATCGCAGCCTTCATTCAAGATACTACCTCTTTCAACCTCTCAGTAAGTTTTCTCCAGTATTTAGTGGGCATAAACGCTCTATGTTCCCTTAAACCTTTTTCTAAACGATTATTGATATCTTGTTTAACAAACGTTGCTGCCATTTTGATGCCGTTTTTAACGGCTTTAGCTCGAGAACGACCATGACCTATAATCACCGTGCCATTAATTCCCAATAAAGGGGCTCCTCCATGTTCAGAATAATCCAGCTTTTCAAATACTCGTCTTAAGGATTTTTTAATCAATATTAAGCCTATTTGAGCTAATGGATTTTTTTGAGCTTCTTTTTTTATGGAAGTGACCAAGTCTTCTACCACTCCTTCTCCTAGTTTTAAAGCTATATTTCCCACAAAACCATCACATACTACTACATCTGCTTTATTATGTAAAATATCTTTACCTTCTATATTACCAACGAACTTGAGAGGGCTTTTTTTTAAAAAGTTATAAGTTTCTTTTACTAAATCGTTTCCCTTTAAAGGTTCTTCCCCAATATTGAGCAGTGCCACCCTAGGTTCAGGAATATCCAAGATATATTTAGCAAACACATGTCCCATTACTGCAAACTGCACTAGATGGTAAGCATGGCAGTTTACCACCCCTCCCACATCTATCAACACTATCCGTCCTTCTAAAGTGGGGATAATACCAGCTAAGGCAGGCCTGTCTACTCCCTTCAATCGCCCCAAGATAAACATAGCTAAGGCCAGAGCTGCTCCAGAATTACCAACAGTAAATACTGCCTGAGCTTGGTTTTTTTTGACCAATTCTAAGGCCACCTGGAGAGAGGTGTCTT contains these protein-coding regions:
- the plsX gene encoding phosphate acyltransferase PlsX gives rise to the protein MEGITVAVDAMGGDYAPEEIIRGALRTIQETQLNIILTGNENEIKKILEKENKDLLPIRICHASQAIGMTDSPFEVLRHKKDTSLQVALELVKKNQAQAVFTVGNSGAALALAMFILGRLKGVDRPALAGIIPTLEGRIVLIDVGGVVNCHAYHLVQFAVMGHVFAKYILDIPEPRVALLNIGEEPLKGNDLVKETYNFLKKSPLKFVGNIEGKDILHNKADVVVCDGFVGNIALKLGEGVVEDLVTSIKKEAQKNPLAQIGLILIKKSLRRVFEKLDYSEHGGAPLLGINGTVIIGHGRSRAKAVKNGIKMAATFVKQDINNRLEKGLREHRAFMPTKYWRKLTERLKEVVS